From Vibrio crassostreae, one genomic window encodes:
- the hisA gene encoding 1-(5-phosphoribosyl)-5-[(5-phosphoribosylamino)methylideneamino]imidazole-4-carboxamide isomerase, giving the protein MIIPALDLIEGQVVRLFQGDYGQVTEYKVDPAEQFNLYHQAGAGWLHLVDLTGAKDTTARQLDLIAKLLASTPANIQIGGGVRNEQDVVDLLEAGAQRVVVGSTAVKQPELVKGWMEKYGAEKIVLALDINIDESGTRKVAISGWQEDSGVTIEALIEDYLTVGLKHVLCTDISRDGTLEGSNVELYVDLCKQYPQVQFQSSGGIGSLADIEALKGSGVAGVIVGRALLDGKFTAEEAFACWQSE; this is encoded by the coding sequence ATGATTATTCCCGCGTTAGATTTAATTGAAGGTCAAGTAGTTCGCTTATTCCAAGGAGACTACGGGCAAGTAACAGAATACAAAGTAGACCCAGCAGAGCAGTTTAACCTGTATCACCAAGCTGGCGCAGGTTGGCTGCATCTTGTTGACTTAACGGGTGCAAAAGACACAACGGCTCGTCAGTTAGACTTGATTGCTAAGCTACTTGCTAGCACGCCTGCGAACATCCAGATTGGTGGTGGCGTGCGTAACGAACAAGATGTCGTTGACCTACTGGAAGCTGGTGCACAGCGCGTTGTGGTTGGTTCTACAGCAGTTAAGCAACCAGAGCTGGTTAAAGGTTGGATGGAAAAGTACGGCGCTGAAAAAATCGTGCTTGCTCTGGACATCAACATCGATGAAAGCGGCACACGTAAAGTGGCAATTTCAGGTTGGCAAGAAGATTCAGGCGTGACTATTGAAGCGCTGATTGAAGACTACCTAACAGTGGGTCTTAAACACGTTCTATGTACTGACATTTCACGTGATGGCACGCTAGAAGGATCAAACGTCGAGCTTTACGTTGACCTTTGTAAACAGTACCCACAGGTTCAATTCCAATCATCGGGCGGCATTGGCAGCCTAGCGGATATCGAAGCTCTAAAAGGCAGCGGTGTTGCGGGTGTGATTGTTGGTCGTGCGTTACTCGATGGCAAGTTTACCGCAGAGGAGGCATTTGCATGTTGGCAAAGCGAATAA
- the hisF gene encoding imidazole glycerol phosphate synthase subunit HisF: MLAKRIIPCLDVRDGQVVKGVQFRNHEIIGDIVPLAQRYAEEGADELVFYDITASSDGRVVDKSWVKRVAEVIDIPFCVAGGIKSAEDAARILEFGADKVSINSPALANPQLITDLADKFGVQCIVVGIDSYFDKETGKYQVYQFTGDEARTKATKWETKDWVQEVQKRGAGEIVLNMMNQDGVRNGYDIEQLNMVREVCNVPLIASGGAGAMEHFAEAYKKTNVDGALAASVFHKQVINIGELKQYLKQQDVEVRL; this comes from the coding sequence ATGTTGGCAAAGCGAATAATCCCTTGTTTGGATGTCCGTGACGGACAAGTGGTGAAGGGCGTTCAGTTCCGTAACCACGAAATCATTGGCGACATCGTTCCGTTAGCACAGCGCTATGCGGAAGAGGGCGCTGATGAATTAGTATTTTATGACATCACGGCATCAAGCGATGGTCGTGTCGTCGATAAAAGCTGGGTGAAGCGCGTAGCAGAAGTGATTGATATTCCTTTCTGTGTAGCTGGTGGTATTAAATCAGCAGAAGATGCAGCGCGCATTCTTGAATTTGGTGCCGATAAAGTATCGATCAACTCGCCTGCACTTGCTAATCCTCAATTGATCACTGACCTTGCTGATAAGTTCGGCGTGCAGTGTATTGTTGTCGGTATCGATTCATACTTCGATAAAGAAACCGGTAAATATCAGGTTTACCAATTCACTGGCGATGAGGCGCGTACTAAAGCGACCAAATGGGAAACCAAAGATTGGGTGCAGGAAGTACAGAAACGTGGCGCAGGTGAGATTGTGTTAAACATGATGAACCAAGATGGCGTTCGTAACGGCTATGACATCGAACAGTTAAACATGGTACGTGAAGTATGCAATGTACCTCTGATTGCTTCTGGTGGCGCAGGTGCAATGGAGCACTTTGCTGAAGCCTATAAGAAGACCAACGTGGACGGAGCGCTAGCAGCTTCGGTATTCCACAAGCAAGTCATCAATATTGGTGAACTTAAACAGTATTTAAAACAACAAGATGTAGAGGTGCGACTATGA